The following are encoded together in the Brassica napus cultivar Da-Ae chromosome A9, Da-Ae, whole genome shotgun sequence genome:
- the LOC106443551 gene encoding small polypeptide DEVIL 6: MGVLKRRVSSSRGLGGVLREQRAKLYIIKRCVVMLLCWQD, from the coding sequence atggGAGTTTTGAAGAGAAGAGTATCGAGTAGTAGAGGACTTGGTGGTGTTCTTAGAGAGCAGAGAGCTAAGCTTTACATCATCAAACGATGTGTTGTGATGCTCCTGTGTTGGCAAGATTGA
- the LOC106437957 gene encoding allene oxide cyclase 3, chloroplastic-like, with protein sequence MATSSAMSLQSISKTSLGNLSHNHHFHRSSFLGFSRSFQNLGISSNGPDFSSQSRSTSKNLSPTRAFFWNWGKSENARPSKVQELNVYELNEGDRNSPAVLKLGKKPELCLGDLVPFTNKLYTGDLKKRVGITAGLCVLIQHVPEKNGDRFEATYSFYLGDYGHLSVQGPYLTYEDTFLAVTGGSGIFEGAYGQVKLRQLVYPTKLFYTFYLKGIADLPLELTGTAVSPSKDVKPAPEAKATEPGATIKNFTN encoded by the exons ATGGCTACTTCTTCTGCGATGTCTCTCCAGTCCATCTCTAAGACTTCTCTCGGCAATCTCTCCCATAATCACCACTTTCATCGAAGCTCTTTTCTAGGTTTCTCCAGATCTTTCCAAAACCTTGGGATCTCATCTAACGGTCCAGATTTCTCCTCCCAATCAAGATCTACTTCCAAGAATCTCTCCCCTACTCGAGCTTTCTTCTGGAACTGGGGAAAGTCAGAAAACGCCAGACCAA GTAAAGTCCAAGAACTCAACGTGTACGAACTCAACGAAGGAGATAGAAACAGCCCAGCTGTTCTAAAACTCGGCAAGAAACCAGAGCTCTGCCTCGGCGATCTCGTGCCCTTCACCAACAAACTCTACACCGGCGATCTCAAAAAGCGCGTGGGAATCACCGCCGGTCTCTGTGTCTTGATCCAACACGTCCCGGAGAAGAACGGTGACCGGTTCGAAGCCACTTACAGTTTCTACTTGGGTGACTATGGCCACCTGTCCGTACAGGGACCGTACTTGACTTACGAAGACACGTTCCTCGCCGTCACTGGTGGCTCCGGGATCTTTGAAGGCGCGTACGGACAAGTGAAGCTTCGTCAGCTTGTGTATCCGACAAAATTGTTCTACACTTTTTACTTAAAGGGTATTGCTGATTTGCCGTTGGAGCTTACCGGGACGGCGGTTTCGCCGTCGAAGGATGTGAAACCGGCGCCGGAAGCTAAGGCGACGGAGCCAGGCGCAACCATTAAAAACTTTACTAATTAG
- the LOC106443552 gene encoding allene oxide cyclase 2, chloroplastic yields the protein MASHAMSLQSISTTTLNDLSCNHQSHRSSLLSFYKPFQNLGISSNVQDFSSRSTSTPKNLSLSQALSKNSGDTEHFRPSKVQELNVYEINELDRHSPKILKNVMSLKFRLGDLVPFTNKLYTADLKKRVGITAGLCVVIQHVPEKKGDRFEATYSFYFGDYGHLSVQGPYLTYEESFLAITGGTGIFEGAYGQVKLQQLVYPTKLFYTFYLKGLACDLPVELTGTPVPPSKDVKPAPEAKALKPSGIISNFTN from the exons ATGGCTTCTCATGCTATGTCTCTCCAATCCATCTCTACGACAACTCTCAACGACCTCTCCTGTAATCACCAATCTCATCGTAGCTCTCTTCTCAGTTTCTATAAACCTTTCCAGAATCTTGGGATCTCATCCAACGTTCAAGATTTCTCCTCTCGTTCAACTTCCACTCCCAAGAACCTCTCACTATCTCAAGCTCTCTCCAAGAACTCTGGAGACACCGAACATTTCAGACCAA GTAAAGTGCAAGAACTGAACGTGTACGAGATCAACGAACTAGACCGACACAGCccaaaaatcctaaaaaacGTAATGAGCCTAAAGTTCCGTCTCGGCGATCTCGTCCCATTCACCAACAAACTCTACACCGCAGACCTCAAGAAGCGCGTGGGAATCACCGCTGGTCTCTGTGTCGTGATCCAACACGTCCCGGAGAAGAAAGGTGATCGGTTCGAAGCTACTTACAGCTTCTACTTCGGCGACTACGGTCACTTGTCCGTACAAGGACCGTACCTGACCTACGAGGAATCGTTCCTCGCCATTACTGGTGGCACTGGAATCTTTGAAGGTGCCTACGGACAGGTCAAACTTCAACAGCTCGTTTATCCGACAAAACTCTTCTACACTTTCTACCTTAAGGGTCTTGCTTGTGATTTACCGGTGGAGCTCACCGGAACTCCTGTTCCTCCGTCGAAGGACGTGAAGCCTGCTCCGGAAGCTAAGGCTTTGAAACCTAGCGGAATTATTAGTAACTTTACCAATTAA